The following are from one region of the Ignavibacteriota bacterium genome:
- a CDS encoding T9SS type A sorting domain-containing protein, giving the protein MQKISLLITFTLILVQMNRAQWIPQNSGTTNSLTDVYFVNGGTGWAVGTFGIILKTVDGGSSWNPQTSGISSNLHSVYFLDENTGWAVADNRIILRTTDGGDNWSILLSGGYSLISVCFVDDSTGWAVGIGGNILKTTNGNYWTQQVSGTTVALRSVHFINENIGWIVGGDLYDPGTILKTTNGGTDWISTTSDTIGYLASVFFIDENVGWASGQYGTIIKTVDGGTEWFTQSISQAANLNSIYFTDANTGYAVGEAAGIYGKILKSTNGGTNWFTQIAGTINTLYSVFFADANTGWAVGYGGTILKTTNGGVTFLEEEKNEFNPYEYVLEQNYPNPFNPTTKIRFSIPSVTLSEAEGSLVTLKIYDVLGNEVATLVNENKPAGSYEVEFGSHSDEGQNLPAGRQGLASGIYFYRLQAGSFVESKKMVLLK; this is encoded by the coding sequence ATGCAAAAGATCTCACTATTAATTACTTTTACTTTAATCCTAGTGCAAATGAACCGAGCACAATGGATACCACAGAACAGCGGAACAACAAATAGTTTGACTGATGTATATTTTGTTAATGGTGGTACGGGATGGGCTGTGGGAACATTTGGAATAATCCTTAAAACTGTTGATGGCGGATCGAGTTGGAATCCACAGACAAGTGGTATATCAAGTAATCTACATTCGGTCTATTTCCTCGATGAAAACACTGGCTGGGCTGTTGCGGATAACAGAATAATTCTCCGGACAACAGATGGGGGTGATAATTGGTCGATACTTCTAAGCGGAGGCTACTCATTAATTTCAGTCTGTTTCGTTGATGACTCTACCGGGTGGGCTGTTGGTATCGGAGGAAACATCTTAAAAACAACTAACGGAAACTACTGGACACAACAAGTAAGCGGGACTACAGTCGCCCTGCGATCAGTCCACTTTATAAATGAAAACATCGGCTGGATTGTTGGCGGTGACTTATATGATCCGGGGACAATACTCAAAACTACCAATGGTGGTACAGATTGGATTTCTACAACAAGTGACACGATAGGTTATTTAGCATCTGTCTTTTTCATCGACGAAAATGTTGGCTGGGCTTCAGGACAGTACGGGACAATTATTAAAACTGTAGATGGAGGAACTGAATGGTTTACGCAGTCAATCAGCCAGGCAGCAAACTTAAACTCGATCTATTTCACTGATGCCAATACCGGTTATGCGGTGGGAGAAGCAGCGGGGATTTATGGAAAGATCTTAAAATCAACAAACGGTGGAACAAATTGGTTCACACAAATAGCAGGTACTATAAACACATTATACTCAGTTTTTTTTGCAGATGCTAACACTGGCTGGGCTGTGGGATACGGAGGAACAATTCTAAAAACCACAAATGGAGGTGTTACATTTCTTGAGGAGGAAAAAAATGAATTCAATCCCTATGAATATGTTTTAGAGCAAAACTATCCTAACCCATTTAATCCAACAACAAAGATAAGATTCAGCATTCCCTCCGTCACCCTGAGCGAAGCCGAAGGGTCTCTGGTGACACTAAAAATCTATGATGTGCTTGGAAATGAAGTTGCAACTTTGGTTAATGAAAATAAACCTGCGGGAAGTTATGAAGTTGAATTCGGTAGTCATTCTGACGAAGGTCAGAACCTGCCTGCCGGTAGGCAAGGTCTCGCAAGCGGAATTTACTTCTACAGATTACAAGCCGGTTCATTCGTTGAATCAAAAAAAATGGTCTTGTTGAAATAA
- a CDS encoding T9SS type A sorting domain-containing protein, protein MVDSSGNLTGDPVSVHDENKLPASFELYQNYPNPFNPSTKIRFSIPSVTLSEVEGSLVTLKIYDVLGNLVATLVNENKPAGKYEFEFNSNSHSGLSGIRELSSGIYFYRLQAGSFVETKKMILIR, encoded by the coding sequence ATGGTTGATTCAAGCGGTAATTTAACTGGTGATCCTGTTTCTGTTCACGATGAAAATAAACTGCCAGCTTCATTTGAACTTTACCAGAATTATCCCAACCCATTTAATCCTTCAACAAAGATAAGATTCAGCATCCCCTCCGTCACCCTGAGCGAAGTCGAAGGGTCTCTGGTGACACTAAAAATCTATGATGTGCTTGGAAATCTTGTTGCAACTTTGGTTAATGAAAATAAACCAGCTGGGAAATATGAATTTGAGTTTAATTCCAATAGTCATTCCGGCTTGTCCGGAATCAGAGAACTATCGAGTGGAATTTACTTCTATCGCTTACAAGCCGGTTCATTCGTTGAAACAAAGAAGATGATACTTATCCGGTAA
- a CDS encoding T9SS type A sorting domain-containing protein, which yields MKTLKYLALLFLTSQLITAQSIVIGEGASIYVGAGADVCAGVPGNITGNFYGEGTECGQNIVTTFQLSVLITNGWNMVSVPGLHPVDQDVDTWWAFRDPSANVFRFVAGYQQVTDVTPGIGYWMKHAGDRTYNTGDEWPAGGIQIVPHDPLTAAAGWNLIGGYELSVTAANVSTIPPGLQSGPIFKYATGYQIATTIDPGYGYWIKLTAAGQIIIPESFSKENKQKEFFPQGWGKILLTDAEGRHYTLYAIKEDSPENGTKVDLTQYELPPTPPSGMFDIRYGSGRIAEDINSATQFIELSGVVYPLTVRAEGINIRLMDETIKKVNENLKSGNELVINDGTIQKLKVSVELIPDKYSLEQNYPNPFNPSTTIEFSLPEDVPNVKLSIYNALGEKVAELVNASLTAGRYSYQWNAQNVATGMYIYELRAKEFVEVKKMLMIK from the coding sequence ATGAAAACCCTAAAATATCTTGCATTATTATTTCTCACATCACAGCTTATAACAGCACAGAGTATTGTGATTGGCGAAGGTGCGTCCATTTACGTTGGTGCTGGTGCTGATGTATGCGCAGGGGTACCTGGAAATATAACAGGCAATTTTTATGGCGAAGGAACTGAGTGCGGACAAAACATTGTAACCACATTTCAGTTATCGGTTTTAATAACCAATGGCTGGAATATGGTATCAGTTCCAGGATTACATCCTGTTGACCAGGATGTTGATACCTGGTGGGCGTTTAGAGATCCGAGTGCAAATGTATTCAGGTTTGTGGCTGGATATCAACAAGTAACAGACGTAACACCTGGAATAGGTTACTGGATGAAACACGCGGGCGATAGAACCTATAACACCGGAGACGAATGGCCCGCAGGTGGAATTCAGATTGTTCCGCACGACCCATTAACCGCAGCAGCGGGATGGAACTTAATTGGAGGATATGAACTAAGCGTAACGGCAGCAAACGTCTCAACTATCCCCCCCGGTTTGCAAAGTGGACCAATTTTTAAATACGCAACCGGTTATCAGATAGCAACAACAATAGACCCGGGATATGGCTACTGGATAAAGCTGACCGCTGCAGGTCAAATAATAATTCCGGAGTCGTTTTCAAAAGAGAACAAGCAAAAAGAATTTTTCCCTCAAGGCTGGGGAAAGATTCTGCTGACAGATGCAGAAGGCAGGCATTATACTTTATATGCAATTAAAGAAGACTCGCCTGAAAATGGAACCAAAGTAGATTTAACTCAATATGAGCTTCCTCCAACGCCGCCATCAGGAATGTTTGACATAAGATATGGAAGCGGAAGAATAGCAGAGGATATAAATTCTGCAACACAATTTATTGAATTGAGCGGAGTTGTTTACCCATTAACTGTTAGAGCAGAGGGTATAAATATCAGGTTAATGGATGAGACAATAAAAAAAGTAAATGAAAATTTAAAATCCGGAAATGAGTTAGTGATTAATGATGGAACAATTCAAAAGTTGAAAGTATCTGTTGAATTAATTCCTGACAAATACTCACTTGAACAGAACTATCCGAATCCATTCAATCCCAGTACAACAATTGAATTCTCTTTGCCGGAAGATGTGCCAAACGTAAAGCTTTCAATCTATAATGCACTCGGAGAGAAGGTAGCCGAGCTGGTAAACGCATCGCTGACAGCAGGAAGATATAGTTATCAGTGGAATGCACAGAACGTTGCAACGGGAATGTACATCTATGAACTGAGAGCTAAAGAATTCGTTGAGGTTAAAAAGATGTTGATGATTAAATAA